The following are from one region of the Salvia splendens isolate huo1 chromosome 2, SspV2, whole genome shotgun sequence genome:
- the LOC121767966 gene encoding protein BUNDLE SHEATH DEFECTIVE 2, chloroplastic: MSSYSCYCYGPMNLYSVKFAVPSKKAVFAMPRRVGVRASMVESYGSSSFSQRMERAWLISQQPTPVACSSCDSKGHIECKWCSGTGFFIIGDNMLCQVPSRNTTCVICTGKGSACCADCKGTGFRAKWLEEPPLTK, encoded by the exons ATGTCTAGTTATAGCTGTTATTGTTATGGACCGATGAATTTATATTCGGTAAAATTTGCTGTGCCGTCGAAAAAAGCTGTATTTGCTATGCCGAGGAGGGTTGGTGTCAGAGCTTCAATGGTGGAATCCTATGGGAGCTCTAGTTTCTCGCAACGCATGGAACGTGCGTGGTTAATTTCTCAG CAACCAACGCCTGTTGCTTGTTCTTCATGCGACTCAAAGGGGCACATTGAATGCAAATGGTGCAGTGGAACAGGGTTCTTCATCATCGGTGACAACATGTTGTGTCAAGTTCCTTCAAGAAACACCACATGTGTCATCTGCACTGGAAAG GGTTCTGCATGCTGTGCTGATTGTAAAGGGACGGGCTTTCGTGCAAAGTGGCTAGAAGAGCCTCCTCTAACCAAGTAG
- the LOC121774355 gene encoding uncharacterized protein LOC121774355 has translation MDALRIIYPQAHQYLLGVAPKEKWVKAYFSPHVCCDVILNNICETFNSKIAIARELAIISMLEEIWTSQMERIQIRSQWIKTYDHTLPSVIKEIVDKLFMRASSWRSTWNEEDTYQVSGPSGQYVVNMREFTCSCRLWQLTGIPCTHVIATINKIGKDVEDYVSRYYLRSTMTLLYENVIYPINGMDNWPNTSEVGFELAPPRTKRQRGRPKKLRREELQVHRHANGSESLRRTFVLRCRQCGQDGHNRRTCNNDPRVDARTEVGQSSQPSEPSEPLTTDGSDRTESSNMFQDEEVLFITII, from the coding sequence ATGGATGCACTGCGGATTATATATCCCCAAGCACATCAATACCTACTCGGTGTTGCTCCTAAAGAAAAATGGGTAAAGGCTTATTTCTCTCCGCATGTGTGTTGCGATGTTATCCTCAACAATATATGCGAGACTTTTAATTCAAAGATAGCAATTGCTCGTGAGTTGGCCATTATTTCTATGTTGGAGGAGATCTGGACAAGTCAAATGGAgaggatacagattagaagccAGTGGATCAAGACATACGATCACACACTGCCGTCTGTTATCAAAGAGATAGTGGATAAATTGTTCATGAGGGCTTCTTCTTGGAGATCAACATGGAACGAAGAGGATACGTACCAAGTGTCGGGACCCTCAGGCCAGTACGTAGTGAACATGCGTGAATTTACTTGCTCTTGCAGATTATGGCAGCTGACTGGGATTCCATGCACTCACGTCATCGCTACGATCAACAAGATTGGGAAGGATGTGGAAGACTATGTATCCCGCTATTATTTGCGGTCCACAATGACACTTCTGTACGAGAATGTCATCTATCCAATCAATGGGATGGATAATTGGCCGAATACTTCTGAAGTTGGATTTGAACTGGCACCCCCGAGAACAAAGCGACAACGTGGACGGCCAAAGAAACTGAGGCGTGAAGAACTCCAGGTTCATCGTCACGCGAATGGATCTGAGTCACTACGACGAACATTTGTACTCAGATGTCGTCAGTGCGGACAAGATGGGCATAACCGTAGAACATGCAATAATGATCCCCGTGTAGATGCTCGAACCGAAGTTGGACAGAGTTCACAGCCCAGTGAGCCCAGTGAGCCACTCACAACGGACGGCAGTGACAGGACTGAGTCGTCTAACATGTTTCAAGATGAAGAGGTATTATTCATTACAATTATATGA